The proteins below come from a single Sorghum bicolor cultivar BTx623 chromosome 4, Sorghum_bicolor_NCBIv3, whole genome shotgun sequence genomic window:
- the LOC8074800 gene encoding uncharacterized protein LOC8074800 — translation MAAVVAAVEAGVVAVASGRGCSSRLVRGLYWRLRAVLRRLRSERARRGRRFSFHYDALSYALNFDDGRAAPAPAAADLVVLVPGDNDALR, via the coding sequence ATGGCGGCCGtggtggcggcggtggaggcgggggtggtggcggtggcaagCGGGCGGGGATGCAGCAGCCGGCTGGTGCGGGGCCTCTACTGGCGCCTGCGCGCGGTCCTGCGGCGCCTGCGGTCGGAGCGGGCCAGGCGCGGCCGCAGGTTCAGCTTCCACTACGACGCGCTCAGCTACGCGCTCAACTTCGACGACGGCCGCGCCGCCCCGGCCCCCGCCGCTGCCGACCTCGTCGTCCTTGTCCCCGGCGACAACGACGCGCTCCGGTGA
- the LOC8074798 gene encoding putative GEM-like protein 8, protein MKKSSGSSHVIGVPVTSTAYAIEDTTRSESDRPAATKTGDDRLAVSLTHPSPYTSFGYKHSSKGQVIHWVNKLGRRAQSFRDHVTLGPKLSETVKGKLSLGARILQAGGVERAFRHAFSSSAEKGERLVKALQCYLYTTGGPIAGMLFVSTRRIAFRSDRSLAVTSPAGGDAVVARVPYKVVVPLRRIKRVRPSENADKPEQKYIQVATVDGFEFWFMGFVSYQRCCKYMQQVISELS, encoded by the exons ATGAAGAAGTCGAGCGGCAGCAGCCATGTGATCGGAGTTCCCGTCACCTCCACGGCGTACGCCATCGAGGACACGACGAGGTCGGAGTCGGACCGCCCGGCGGCTACCAAGACCGGAGACGATCGCCTCGCGGTCTCGTTGACGCACCCGAGCCCCTACACTTCCTTCGGTTACAAGCACA GCAGCAAGGGCCAGGTGATCCACTGGGTGAACAAGCTGGGAAGACGAGCTCAGAGCTTCAGGGACCATG TGACGTTGGGTCCGAAGCTGTCGGAGACGGTGAAGGGGAAGCTGAGCCTGGGCGCGCGGATCCTGCAGGCCGGCGGCGTGGAACGCGCGTTCCGGCACGCCTTCAGCTCCTCGGCCGAGAAAGGCGAGCGCCTGGTGAAGGCCCTGCAGTGCTACCTCTACACCACGGGCGGGCCCATAGCCGGGATGCTCTTCGTCTCCACGCGCAGGATCGCGTTCCGCAGCGACCGCTCCCTCGCCGTCACCTCCCCGGCGGGCGGCGACGCCGTCGTCGCGCGGGTGCCGTACAAGGTGGTGGTGCCCCTGAGGCGGATCAAGCGGGTGCGGCCGAGCGAGAACGCCGACAAGCCGGAGCAGAAGTACATCCAGGTGGCCACCGTCGACGGCTTCGAGTTCTGGTTCATGGGCTTCGTCAGCTACCAGAGGTGCTGCAAGTACATGCAGCAGGTGATCTCCGAGCTGTCGTAG
- the LOC8066192 gene encoding uncharacterized protein LOC8066192 gives MSITTNFLVLALAAGLVLVAFPSLCRGGGDDDDECQPVGTLWAPTQNNHSCEECCEAGHSYKTYRCSPPVVVSGPGGGGGGGTKAIMTLNNFTEGGDGGGPSECDGEFHRNSERVVALSTGWYAGGKRCGNSVRIWAKGRSVLAEVVDECDSLRGCDREHGYQPPCRYNVVDASQAVWDALRIAGDDVGEYPITWSDACSVGYRDCYSFFRAFLGISIILFIIVFLHTTQRNATQHRTVFITKMSTASLLMLALAALLLVITFPNLCGSSAAAHGLDQCRGDPLRAPRTGHTCGECCKPGHIYKTYRCSPPVSGDTRAIMTLNDFSEGGDGGGPSECDGKYHNNTELVVALSTGWYDKGERCHKQIQIHAKGRSVLAKVVDECDSLHGCDPKHAYQPPCRPNIVDASQAVWDALHITGDEVGEYPITWSDA, from the exons ATGTCGATCACCACCAATTTCCTCGTGCTCGCGCTAGCAGCAGGCCTCGTGCTAGTCGCCTTCCCGAGCCtctgccgcggcggcggcgatgacGACGATGAGTGCCAGCCGGTCGGCACGCTGTGGGCGCCGACCCAGAATAACCACTCCTGCGAGGAATGCTGCGAGGCCGGGCACTCCTACAAGACGTACCGGTGCTCGCCGCCGGTGGTCGTCTCGGGGCcggggggcggcggcggcggcggcaccaaGGCCATCATGACGCTCAACAACTTCACGgagggcggcgacggcggcggcccgTCGGAGTGCGACGGCGAGTTCCACAGGAACTCGGAGCGCGTCGTGGCGCTCTCCACGGGGTGGTACGCCGGGGGCAAGCGCTGCGGGAACAGCGTGCGGATCTGGGCCAAGGGCAGGTCCGTGCTCGCCGAGGTCGTGGACGAGTGCGACTCCCTGCGTGGCTgcgaccgtgagcacggctaccAGCCGCCGTGCCGCTACAACGTCGTCGATGCATCCCAGGCTGTGTGGGACGCGCTGCGCATAGCGGGTGACGACGTCGGCGAGTACCCTATCACATGGTCCGATGCGTGTAGCGTTGGATATCGAGACTGTTATAGCTTTTTTCGAGCTTTTTTGGGAATTAGCATAATCTTATTTATCATAGTCTTC CTGCACACAACACAACGCAACGCAACACAACACAGAACAGTTTTCATCACAAAGATGTCGACGGCCAGCCTACTCATGCTTGCTCTGGCAGCGCTCCTGCTCGTCATCACCTTCCCAAATCTTTGCGGCAGCAGCGCAGCAGCTCACGGCCTAGACCAGTGCCGGGGCGACCCGCTGCGGGCGCCGAGGACGGGCCACACGTGTGGGGAATGCTGCAAGCCCGGGCACATCTACAAGACCTACCGGTGCTCGCCGCCGGTCTCCGGGGACACCAGGGCCATCATGACGCTCAACGACTTCTCCgagggcggcgacggcggcggcccgTCGGAGTGCGACGGCAAGTACCATAACAACACTGAGCTAGTAGTGGCGCTCTCCACGGGGTGGTACGACAAGGGCGAGCGCTGCCACAAGCAGATACAGATCCACGCCAAGGGCAGGTCCGTGCTCGCTAAGGTCGTCGACGAGTGCGATTCCCTACACGGCTGCGACCCCAAGCACGCCTACCAGCCACCGTGCCGCCCCAACATAGTCGACGCGTCCCAGGCCGTGTGGGACGCTCTACACATCACCGGGGATGAGGTTGGCGAGTACCCTATCACCTGGTCGGATGCATGA
- the LOC110434833 gene encoding vegetative cell wall protein gp1-like has protein sequence MPATCPAAVRKPRITVSALGALGGALQEPEPRAPLLHSQPPPSPSPAEPLAASTPTTALGAPPSRATTGLALLLPVEPSPEPRHGAAATPHLDRAGVDSKPHGAVRPRQDPTELILYLAVQPNHHDDVVPLFVPVLATANLDAAAILVEPRRVLDLAGQHRELFPEPRLRPAPRARSPSVSASPTWPAARTPRRAKPRPRAPAVATPRPRHASSSAPPCALATVAASRSDAAASLRRASSTPPPRGRPPSSCTEQELRRAPCRPRPRDAVVPAPCRPRPCPDAPVTPTPGRRHGHRVSAGHGDRDPEPERAAAVPPHTGLLAVASE, from the coding sequence ATGCCCGCCACGTGCCCAGCCGCGGTACGGAAGCCGAGGATCACCGTCAGTGCCCTCGGAGCCCTAGGCGGTGCCCTACAAGAACCAGAGCCGCGCGCGCCCCTACTCCATTCCCAGCCGCCGCCATCTCCTTCCCCAGCAGAGCCGCTCGCCGCCTCCACGCCCACGACGGCGCTCGGTGCTCCACCGAGCCGCGCCACTACCGGCCTCGCCCTGCTGCTGCCCGTCGAGCCGAGCCCCGAACCGCGCCATGGAGCTGCGGCCACGCCCCACCTCGACCGTGCCGGTGTCGACAGCAAGCCCCACGGCGCCGTGCGTCCTCGTCAAGACCCCACCGAGCTCATCCTCTACCTCGCCGTGCAGCCGAACCACCATGACGACGTCGTGCCCTTGTTCGTCCccgtcctcgccacggccaaccTCGACGCCGCGGCCATCCTTGTCGAGCCCCGACGCGTCCTCGACCTCGCCGGCCAGCACCGCGAGCTCTTCCCCGAGCCCCGTCTTCGGCCAGCACCGCGAGCACGGAGCCCCTCCGTGTCCGCGTCTCCGACCTGGCCGGCCGCGCGGACGCCCCGCCGCGCCAAGCCCCGTCCCCGCGCACCAGCCGTAGCGACGCCGCGTCCGCGACACGCCTCGTCCTCGGCACCACCCTGCGCCCTCGCCACGGTCGCCGCGTCcaggagcgacgccgcggcgagtCTCCgccgagcttcatccacgccgCCGCCCCGGGGCCGTCCACCTTCGTCGTGCACCGAGCAGGAGCTCCGCCGAGCCCCTTGCCGACCCCGACCCCGCGACGCCGTCGTCCCCGCGCCGTGTCGACCTCGCCCATGCCCCGACGCACCTGTGACCCCGACGCCAGGACGTCGCCATGGTCACCGCGTCAGCGCTGGTCATGGTGATCGCGACCCCGAGCCAGAACGTGCAGCAGCGGTACCACCTCACACAGGGCTCCTTGCTGTCGCCAGTGAGTAG
- the LOC8066191 gene encoding GEM-like protein 7, which yields MEGSTTTEGHVVGIPVSTRAYGIEEPDFPAEETPDRGEFPSSFQYSSHSHDATSSTTTTTTDRPTSNQQQQAASRKGDRIAQGIKEHVTLGPKLSETVKGKLSLATKILQAGGVEKMFRQWFSVDKNEKLLRASQCYLSTTAGPIAGMLFVSTARVAFRSDRSLAVPTPCGDSAGLRVPYKVTIPLRKVKAVRPSENKHRPEQKYVHLATNDGFEFWFMGFVTYNKSLHHLERAVAYAQQAAQ from the exons ATGGAGGGATCGACGACGACGGAAGGCCATGTGGTTGGGATCCCGGTGAGCACCAGGGCGTATGGCATCGAGGAGCCCGACTTCCCGGCGGAGGAGACGCCCGACCGTGGAGAATTCCCGAGCTCCTTCCAGTACAGCAGCCATAGCCATG ATGCTACCAGCTCAACGACGACAACGACCACCGATCGGCCAACGAGCAATCAACAACAACAAGCAGCCAGCAGGAAGGGAGACAGGATCGCTCAGGGCATCAAAGAACACG TGACCCTGGGGCCAAAGCTTTCGGAGACGGTGAAGGGGAAGCTGTCGCTGGCCACCAAGATCCTGCAGGCCGGCGGCGTGGAGAAGATGTTCCGGCAGTGGTTCTCGGTGGACAAGAACGAGAAGCTGCTGCGGGCGTCGCAGTGCTACCTGTCGACGACGGCGGGTCCCATCGCCGGGATGCTGTTCGTGTCCACGGCGCGGGTGGCGTTCCGCAGCGACCGGTCGCTGGCGGTGCCCACCCCGTGCGGCGACAGCGCCGGGCTGCGCGTGCCCTACAAGGTGACCATCCCGCTGCGGAAGGTGAAGGCCGTGCGGCCCAGCGAGAACAAGCACCGGCCAGAGCAGAAGTACGTGCACCTCGCCACCAACGACGGCTTCGAGTTCTGGTTCATGGGCTTCGTCACCTACAACAAGTCGCTGCACCACCTGGAGCGCGCCGTCGCCTACGCGCAGCAGGCGGCGCAATGA